The sequence below is a genomic window from Sorangiineae bacterium MSr12523.
GTCCATGACGGACATGAACGTGGCCCCGACGATGAGCCCTACACCGGGGGCTGTGGCGCAAAGACGTATCCGAGGATCTCGCCCTGCCAAGTTCTGCAACTTCTCTTCCACTCTCACGAGCTGCTCGTCGAGTACTTTCAGCATGGCGGCTAACGGCGCAACAAGCTTCTGCAAGCCAGGATTCATCTCGGTTGCTTCCAAGTGCGTCACGAAGTTGCTGATATCGCACGTAGCAACACTTTTCCCATGTGCACGCGCGAGGCCGCGGATCGTGGTCACGTAACCCGCGCGGGTCTCAACCAGCGCTTGTCGGACACTCAACTGCTCGCGAAGCTCTCGACCTTCCACCGATAGGACGTGGGCTTCGGGAATGCGCCCCTGTTCGACCGCGATGGCGAGGTGCTCGGCATCGAGCGCATCGTTCTTGCGTTTGTGGTGTCCTATCCCGATCGTCTTGAGTCGCGTGGTGTCGACGATCTTCGGCTCGTGTCCCCAGGTTCGGAGGAGATCATGGACGAACCAAGCCTCTCGCGCTGCCTCGAAGGCGACAATGGCCGGAAGCGTCCCGGGCCCCAATCGACCCTTGAGCTGTTCGATCTGTTGCACGCTCGTCCGCTCCACGACTTTCCCATCGCACACCTCGCAATAAGCGATGTGGCGCGCTCCTAAATCCAGGCCTACGCTACGCATGATCGACCTCCCTTGGGCCCCCACTTCTCTTTGTGGCTCTGACCACGCGGGGGTGCCGATAGCTTCGGCGATCGGCGGGAGGTCGATCGTTTTTCTTCGCGAGGAAAGCCGGACGGCGCGCCCGCTGCGGCTGAGACCTTCCATCGATCTCGGCGTTGCAGTGGGCGTGACGTCCGGCGGCGGCGACGCGTCAGGTTTTACTGCCGCCGGTTCATCCAATCTATGGGACACGCAGCGGGCGTGGACCGGTGGCCAGATCCTCGTTGGGGACGCTGCACACAACTGCTTGCATCCACCGGACTTTTTTTCCTACCCTCATTTTTATCTGGCAGAGAGAAGCCAGAAGAAGACCGTCCGAGATTGCGCGGAACGCGCGATCACGCACCCGTTTGTCCGCTCGCGCGGGGCGGAGCGAGCGGTGTCGTCTCCCGAACGGAACGTCGAGACGACGTCACGTCCGAGAGCCCGAGAGGCCAGGGACACCCTAACTAAATGCCGTTGGCAGCGATGAAGCCGAAGGTCATCGCTGGGCCGATCGTCGAGCCTGCCCCTGCGTAGCTGTGGCCCATCACCGCCGCGCTGGCGTTGCCCGCGGCGTAGAGCCCTGGGATGACGGCGCCCGCCGGCGTGAGCACCCGTGCCGCAGCATCGGTGACCAACCCGCCCTTGGTGCCGAGATCGCCCGGCACGATCTTGAACGCATGAAACGGCGGGAGCGAGAGCGGCGCGAGGCACGAGTTGGGGCACACCGCCGGATCGGCGAAGTAATGATCGTACGCACTGTCACCGCGGTGGAAGTCCACGTCGGTGCCCGCCAGGGCCAAACCATTGAACCGCGCGATCGTCTGCTCCAGCGCGTCGGGAGGCACGCCCATCTTCGCCGCGAGCCCGGCAAGCGTCACCGCGCTCACGAGCGACCCGTTCTCGTACCACGATGCCGGAAACGGCAGCAGCGGCCCGAGATCCCTGAAGAGGTACCGATTTCGATAATTCTGGTCCACGACCATCCATGCCGGCACCGCGCCCTTTTGGTACATCGTGTGCACCACGTCACTGTAGGGTGCGGCCTCGTTCACGAAACGCTTGCCGCCGGCATCGACCATGATGCTCCCGGGCAAGGTGCGCTCGGAAAGGCAGAAATACGGCCCCTCCGGCAGCGGAATCGTCGGCCCCCACCAGGCATCGTCCATCAAGGCCACGGCAGCCCCCACCTCGAGCCCCGCGCGAATGCCGTCGCCCGTGTTGGACGTGGCACCCATGGTCCAGTCGACGCCGATCGGCTGCTCCTGGTATCGCGTGCGCATCGTCAGATCGCGCTCGAAGCCACCCGATGCGACGATCACACCGCGCTTGGCGCGAACCAACACCGAAGCGCCGTCGCGTTGCACGAGTACGCCGGTGACGCGGCCTCCCTCGACCTTCACGTCGAGCATCGCGCTGTTCAACCACACGGGAACACCGGCCGAAAGCAGCCCTGCGCGCAAGCCGCCGGCGAGCGCCTGGCCCATGGTGAGCGGTTTCTTCCCGCACGCCACCGCCTTGCCGTACCGCGCGACCATCTCCACGGCCGTGGCCGCGCCTTTCGCGTTGACCAACGCCAAGGTCAACCACTTGTAGTCTGCACCAAAAACGACGACACCGTCCGGCAGGGGCATGTATGCCGGATTCAGATGCGCAAGCTCCTCGCCCAGCAGGTTTCCATCGAACATGTCCGGCTCGATGGATCGACCATGCGGCATACCGCCCGTTCGCTCCGGATAATAATCGGGATATCCTTCCATGAAGCGAAATCGCAATGGGCTATTTCGCATCACGAAGGAGATCATCGCGGGCCCGTGGTCCAAAAAGGCCGCTTGCCGATCCCTGGCGACATCACCGCCTACCACCGCCGCAAGATAGGCCGCGGCCAAGGCTTTGCTGTCCGGCACTCCGGCGGCGAGCACGATCTCGTTGTTGGGAATCCAGATGCCAGCCCCGGAACGCGCGGTGGAGCCGCCAAACTTTCCCGCCTTCTCGATGACCAAGGTCCGCAAGCCGCGCTTGGCCGCCACCAATGCCGCTGTCATCCCCGCGGCACCCGAACCGATGATCGCCACGTCGTAGTCGAACACCTGCACCGGCTCGGCCCGTGCCGCTCCCCGTCCGAGAACCTGCGACCCGACGATCGCCCCCGCGGCGCTATGCAGAAGCTGCCTCCGGCCCATTTTGGCCTCCGAATCTCGATCCATTTTCATCCCCCCTCGAAACGCGGAATCCGTTTTCGCAGATCGCGAGGAAAAATTGGATCGATTCGAACGGTGC
It includes:
- a CDS encoding IS110 family transposase; protein product: MRSVGLDLGARHIAYCEVCDGKVVERTSVQQIEQLKGRLGPGTLPAIVAFEAAREAWFVHDLLRTWGHEPKIVDTTRLKTIGIGHHKRKNDALDAEHLAIAVEQGRIPEAHVLSVEGRELREQLSVRQALVETRAGYVTTIRGLARAHGKSVATCDISNFVTHLEATEMNPGLQKLVAPLAAMLKVLDEQLVRVEEKLQNLAGRDPRIRLCATAPGVGLIVGATFMSVMDDAHRFKNAHAVSAYLGLVPSESTTGGPSKRRLGGITKQGNPHARAMLVQAAHSLLRTRKHAGDPIRLWGMNIAKKKGRSIAAVAVARRLAGVLWAMCRDGAFYDPNTATKGTFQKKSMRGSDETQRTVALRRATKKLQRRYTRRKTSEVTMT
- a CDS encoding 3-oxosteroid 1-dehydrogenase: MDRDSEAKMGRRQLLHSAAGAIVGSQVLGRGAARAEPVQVFDYDVAIIGSGAAGMTAALVAAKRGLRTLVIEKAGKFGGSTARSGAGIWIPNNEIVLAAGVPDSKALAAAYLAAVVGGDVARDRQAAFLDHGPAMISFVMRNSPLRFRFMEGYPDYYPERTGGMPHGRSIEPDMFDGNLLGEELAHLNPAYMPLPDGVVVFGADYKWLTLALVNAKGAATAVEMVARYGKAVACGKKPLTMGQALAGGLRAGLLSAGVPVWLNSAMLDVKVEGGRVTGVLVQRDGASVLVRAKRGVIVASGGFERDLTMRTRYQEQPIGVDWTMGATSNTGDGIRAGLEVGAAVALMDDAWWGPTIPLPEGPYFCLSERTLPGSIMVDAGGKRFVNEAAPYSDVVHTMYQKGAVPAWMVVDQNYRNRYLFRDLGPLLPFPASWYENGSLVSAVTLAGLAAKMGVPPDALEQTIARFNGLALAGTDVDFHRGDSAYDHYFADPAVCPNSCLAPLSLPPFHAFKIVPGDLGTKGGLVTDAAARVLTPAGAVIPGLYAAGNASAAVMGHSYAGAGSTIGPAMTFGFIAANGI